A stretch of the Dioscorea cayenensis subsp. rotundata cultivar TDr96_F1 chromosome 4, TDr96_F1_v2_PseudoChromosome.rev07_lg8_w22 25.fasta, whole genome shotgun sequence genome encodes the following:
- the LOC120257951 gene encoding LOW QUALITY PROTEIN: urea-proton symporter DUR3 (The sequence of the model RefSeq protein was modified relative to this genomic sequence to represent the inferred CDS: deleted 1 base in 1 codon), which produces MASSSQPCPPLGFSAKYYTFSNSGQCVRQSSFFNGEAVLNQGVGYSVILGFGAFFAVFTSFLVWLEKRYVGSRHTSEWFNTAGRNVKTGLIASVIVSQWTWAATILQSSNVAWEYGISGPFWYASGATIQVLLFGVMAIEIKRKAPQAHTVCEIVKARWGTSAHIVFLSFCFLTNIIVTAMLLLGGSAVVNALTGVNIYAASFLIPLGVIVYTLAGGLKATFLASYIHSVIVHIVLVIFVYLVYTASSELGSPRAVYTHLLEVASKSRICKDPISHFGQACGPVNGNYKGSYLTMLSSGGLVFGIINIVGNFGTVFVDNGYWVSAIAARPSSTHKGYLLGGLVWFAVPFSLATSLGLGALALDLPLTTSEASHGLVPPAMAIALMGKGGSVLLLTMLFMAVTSAGSSELIAVSSLCTYDIYRTYINPNATGKQILKVSRGVVLGFGCFMGVLAVMLNKAGVSLGWMYLAMGVLVGSAVMPIAFMLLWRKANSIGAILGTVIGCILGIITWLAVASIEYGRVNLDTTGRNAPMLAGNLVSILTGGQVHAVSSVVWPQNYDWETTRMIKMVEKVKSDLPDDEFKDEKLLKAKSWIVKWGLSFTAVIVILWPLLSLPAGNFSIGYFTFWAVIAIAWGTIASAVIIILPLAESWKTIQSVCIGMFTNDRLMEKIDEMNSRLRAVMAVMPEAERIYLLEKENAKKLEP; this is translated from the exons ATGGCGTCGTCATCGCAGCCATGCCCTCCTCTGGGGTTCTCGGCAAAGTACTACACGTTCTCGAACAGTGGGCAGTGTGTGCGCCAAAGCAGCTTCTTCAACGGCGAGGCAGTGCTCAACCAGGGCGTTGGCTACTCTGTTATTCTCGGTTTTGGTGCCTTCTTTGCCGTCTTCACCTCTTTcttg GTGTGGTTGGAGAAGAGGTATGTTGGATCACGTCACACTTCAGAGTGGTTTAACACTGCTGGAAGGAATGTGAAAACTGGATTGATTGCAAGTGTTATTGTATCACAG TGGACTTGGGCAGCGACAATCTTGCAAAGTTCCAATGTAGCATGGGAGTATGGAATCAGTGGACCATTTTGGTATGCAAGTGGTGCCACCATCCAG GTGCTTTTATTTGGTGTTATGGCtatagaaattaaaagaaaagcacCTCAGGCACATACTGTTTGTGAAATTGTTAAAGCAAG GTGGGGAACTTCTGCGCATATAGTGTtcctttcattttgtttcttaaCAAACATAATTGTCACGGCGATGCTTCTTCTCGGTGGTTCTGCAGTTGTTAATGCACTCACTGGTGTGAACATTTATGCCGCAAGTTTCTTAATACCTCTTGGTGTGATAGTTTATACTTTAGCCGGAGGATTGAAAGCCACATTCTTGGCAAGCTACATACATTCAGTCATTG TGCATATCGTACTCGTAATTTTCGTTTACCTAGTCTACACAGCAAGTTCTGAACTTGGCAGTCCAAGAGCTGTATATACTCACCTTTTGGAGGTTGCTAGTAAATCAAGGATATGCAAAGACCCAATTTCACAT TTTGGCCAAGCTTGTGGACCTGTAAATGGTAACTACAAAGGCTCTTATCTTACCATGTTGAGTTCTGGAGGTCTTGTGTTTGGGATAATCAATATAGTAGGAAACTTCGGCACTGTCTTCGTAGACAAT GGTTATTGGGTAAGTGCCATAGCAGCACGTCCATCATCTACACACAAAGGGTACTTGTTGGGAGGTCTAGTATGGTTTGCTGTACCATTCTCCTTAGCAACATCTTTAGGACTCGGCGCACTTGCTCTTGATCTGCCATTAACTACAAGTGAAGCTAGCCATGGACTTGTTCCTCCTGCTATGGCTATTGCATTGATGGGAAAAGGAGGATCTGTTCTTCTTCTCACCATGCTTTTTAT GGCAGTGACTTCTGCTGGTTCCTCAGAGTTAATTGCTGTTTCATCTTTGTGCACATATGATATATATCGAACGTATATAAATCCCAATGCAACTGGGAAGCAAATTCTCAAAGTTTCAAGAGGAGTTGTTCTTGGCTTTGGATGCTTCATGGGTGTATTAGCAGTGATGTTAAACAAAGCAGGGGTTTCTCTGGGTTGGATGTATCTTGCAATGGGAGTTCTAGTTGGTTCAGCTGTTATGCCCATTGCTTTCATGCTTCTTTGGAGGAAGGCGAATTCTATCGGTGCTATACTCGGGACAGTCATTGGTTGTATTCTTGGAATAATAACTTGGTTAGCAGTGGCAAGCATCGAATACGGCCGTGTTAATCTTGACACCACCGGCCGGAATGCTCCTATGCTTGCAGGGAACCTTGTGTCTATCCTAACTGGTGGTCAAGTTCATGCAGTATCCAGTGTTGTTTGGCCTCAAAACTATGACTGGGAAACCACCAGGATGATTAAAATGGTTGAGAAGGTTAAGTCTGACTTACCAGATGATGAGTTTAAAGATGAGAAGTTATTGAAAGCCAAATCCTGGATTGTGAAGTGGGGTCTATCATTTACTGCAGTAATTGTAATCTTGTGGCCATTGCTTTCACTTCCTGCAG GGAATTTCAGTATAGGATACTTCACATTTTGGGCTGTAATTGCCATAGCATGGGGTACAATTGCATCTGCAGTGATCATCATTTTACCATTGGCAGAAAGCTGGAAAACAATTCAAAGTGTGTGCATTGGTATGTTTACTAATGATAGACTCATGGAGAAGATTGATGAGATGAACTCGAGACTCCGTGCCGTCATGGCCGTGATGCCAGAGGCTGAGAGAATATACTTACTCGAGAAAGAGAATGCTAAGAAGCTGGAACCATAG